A single genomic interval of Natator depressus isolate rNatDep1 chromosome 14, rNatDep2.hap1, whole genome shotgun sequence harbors:
- the LOC141998553 gene encoding C-type lectin domain family 2 member B-like, with amino-acid sequence MGPAAGAAESEEPPQELCVNGNGHRETGGNPDPPCNCQKSLTCGAVVALMVVSSALIAAISALAVLASKLSSADLCPPAGPSCPDGWMGYRGKCYYFSETEGSWTDSQSRCSAPGASLAGIDSEQEMAFLLRHKDFRDHWIGLRREQGQAWKWANGTEFKDLFQIRGGGDCAYLNDEKGVSSSRCYMERRWICSKPEVYVMGKETALEGGSK; translated from the exons atggggccagcagctggggctgctgaGAGCGAAGAGCCGCCGCAGGAGTTGTGTGTTAACGGCAATGGACACCGGGAGACTGGAGGGAACCCAG acccTCCTTGTAACTGCCAGAAAAGTCTGACCTGTGGAGCTGTGGTTGCACTGATGGTTGTATCCTCTGCTTTGATCGCTGCCATCAGTGCTCTGGCAG tgctGGCATCTAAGCTTTCATCAGCTGATCTGTGCCCCCCTGCTGGACCCTCGTGCCCGGACGGCTGGATGGGATAccgagggaaatgctactatttctcagAGACGGAAGGGAGCTGGACCGACAGCCAGAGCCGCTGCTCTGCACCGGgggcctccctggctgggatcgACAGcgagcaggaaatg GCGTTCCTGCTGCGCCATAAGGATTTTCGTGACCACTGGATCGGCCTCcggagggagcagggtcaggcctggAAATGGGCCAACGGCACCGAATTCAAGGACCT GTTTCAGATaagaggaggaggtgactgcGCGTATCTGAACGACGAGAAAGGGGTCAGCAGCTCACGGTGCTACATGGAAAGACGGTGGATCTGTAGCAAACCTGAGGTGTATGTGATGGGAAAAGAGACTGCACTGGAAGGGGGCTCGAAATGA